The genomic window TTCTGCTCGTAGTTATGTGGGGTATAAGGCCCGCTGGGGGTCGGAAAAGTAGTCGGGCCATCCACGATGATGTCGGTCGGCTTGGCGCCTGCTTCAAATGCTGTCGTATACACATACGGCTTGAAGGACGATCCAGCCTGACGTTCCGCCTGGGTCGCCCGATTGAACTGCGACAGCGCGAAGTCACGACCTCCCACCATCGCCACCACCTCACCGGTCGCATTGTCCATCGCCATTAGCGAAGCCTGCGCGCCTGAGTCCTGTTGCAGCGAGGCTCGCAGCGTACCGTCAGGCCGACTTCCTTCAATGCGTGCATAGACGATGTCTCCGGTACGCAAAAAACTGTCTCCGTCCACATTTTGCGTCCACGCCCAGTCTTCCGGTCCCAGCACAGCCTGCTGGTTGCCGAGCTTCACGACAACTCGCTTCGCAGCGACCTCGGTCACAACTCCATGGACATAGGTTCCTTTGACAACTTCCTGTGTCCAATCAGGGTTTTTATAGCTATCCAAGTCCATTCCCGAGAGCACTACATTGCGCAGATTGCCTTTCCATCCCTCTCGGCGTTCGTAGGAAGCAGTACCATTCAGCACAGCTTGATTTGCAATCTGTTGCAGACCCAGATCCAGCGTCGTGTACACGCGCAAGCCTGCTCCGTGCACCTCTTCCACGCCGTACTCTTTTTCCAGTTGCCGCCGTACTTCTTCTACAAAGTAAGGCGCGACACTGTTGGCAGGAGCCTCAAGATGCAGACCAAGCGGCGCACTCTTCGCTGCATCGGCCTGCGCTTGTGAAATCTTGCCGTCGTGCAGCATTTCGTTGAGCACCAGATTGCGCCGTTTCAACGCACGCTCCGGATAGCGTGCGGGCGAGTAATACTCCGGCCCCTTGGGCAACGCAGCCAATAGAGCGGCCTCCGGTAAAGTCAGATCCCGCACATGTTTGCTGAAGTAATACTCCGAGCCAGCCTCGAATCCGTACGTTCCCCGCCCCAGATAAATCTGGTTCGCATAGAGTTCGAAGATCTGCTGCTTGGTGAACCGCCGCTCGATCTGCATGGAAAGAAAGATCTCCTGCAGCTTGCGTCCATAGGTCTTCTCCGACGAGAGAAAGAGATTCCTCGCCAGTTGCATGGTAATGGTGGATGCACCCTGCGCTCGCTGGTCTTCATGCAGATCGCGATACGCCGCCTCCACTGCCCGCATCAGATTCACTCCCCAGTTGCTCTCAAAGCTCTTGTCTTCAATAGAGATAATCGCCTCCCGCAGCATGGGAGGAAACTCCGCATAAGGCACAACCACGCGGCGCTCCAGCGCAAAAGACCCGAAGACCTTTCCGTGAACATCTAATAGTTCGGTCGTTGTGCTGGGACGATATCGCGCAAGGTCCGTCATTTGCGGCAGATTGATGGAGTAGATCAACATCAAGCCACACATCGCACCAAAAACCGCGGATGCGCCAAGCAATGCAAAAAACGTCATTCGCCTGGCGATACGACGGCTGGGATAGTCCGGCCCATTCAAGGTAGCGCGACGAATAACCCGCTGCCATGTCGGTTCAGTTTCGACCTCGGGGGGTCGAGGTCCACGGCTGAATATGCTCTGCACGACCTCTTCACGATAGCACGGCCAGCCACGAAATCGTGACCGGCCGTGCCATCGAAACCAGAGCCATCAATACCCTTTCGGGAATCTAAGCTGCTTTGTTCTTCAAGAGTTCAAGCGCCTTCGTCAGTTGGTCATCCACGGTAACAGAGGGCTTCTGAGGAGCTGCCACCGGCTTGCTCTCCGAGGTCTCATCGTCATCTTCATCTTCGTCAGGAATATTCGAAGCCACCAGCACTTGCGGCATGACGGCATCGTCCTGCAACTTCTTGCCGGAAGGAGACTCGTACTTCGCAACGGTCAGAATTACCGCTCCACCATCGGGAAGCTCGAATGTCTTCTGTTGCGCTCCCTCTCCGAAGGTCCTCTCTCCAACGAGTTCAGCACGTTTGTTGTCCAGCAGAGCAGCAGCCACCAGCTCCGCCGGGCCTGACGTTCCACGATTCACCAGAACCTCGATCGGCGCCGTCGCATTGATGGTCTTCGACGGGTCGACGGAGAATGTCTGTTTCTCTACCTTCTGCCCTTCAAGCGATGCAATCGTTCCGCTCGGCAACAGGAAGTTCGCAAGCCGCATCGCATCAGGCATATCACCGGCAGCAACATTGCGGAGGTCAAGCAGGATCTTCTTGTTCCCCGCCTTCTGCATGCCCTTCAACTTCTGCTCTACCTGCTGAACATGCTCGTGGTCCAGGATGTCCGGCTTCAGATACAGGATCGACGAATTCTCATACATCGTCTCTGAAACGGGAGGATAATCCACTACCGCTCGCGTCATGGTCAGCTTGTCTGGAGCGGCCTTGCGCGGCCGCACCACTGAGATCGTCAACTCGCTTCCGGAATCGCCTTCGAGCATCTTGCGAATCATGACCAGCGAGAGGTCTCGCGTATCCAGCGTTCCAATCGCCTCGATGATGTCACCGTCGTTTAGGTTGGCTTTGTCCGCCGGGCTTCCCGGAATCACGGATACGACAGTGGCATAGCCGAACCGCTTCGACACATTGATGCCAACCTGTGCTTTGCCGCCCTTGTCGGTCTTGTAGTTCTTGTATTCTTCCGGCGTTAGGTAGCTTGAGTCCGTATCCAGCGATTCCAGCAGCCCGCGCAGCGCGCCGTTGGTCACACTGTTGATATTCGGATCAACAACATAGTCGGTCTGGATATGCCGCAAGACTTCGCTGTAAACATTGATCTGGTTGTATGCGCCGTCCTGCTCCGATGCCGCGCTTACGCCGCTTGAGTTCACGCCCAGAAAAACAGTCAACACCAGCACAACCGAGACAACGAGCAGCAGGATCTTTGAAATCTTAGGCATAAGGCGAAACAATCTCCACGGACATCTGCGAATCAGGGATTAGACGTTCCCCACTGTCGAAATGATACTCTCGTACGAAGATTGCGCGATACGGGATGGCAATACGACATTGGTGGCGGTGGGCAGAATCGAACTGCCGACCTACGGGTTATGAGTCCGTCGCTCTAACCATCTGAGCTACACCGCCCTGAATGTGTATTGGCTGTACCAGCAGGAGCATCGCGCGACGAGCAGTTTCAGGAGAAACGTCGCGGCACAGCCAGTTCCAATCATACTTGATTCGCGCCCCAGCGAAAAGCTCCCGCCAATCGTTCTGGGGGTCATCCCTGCGCGGCTGGCTTCCACGCGACTTCCTCGCAAGGTCCTCCGTACGATTGCCGGTAAACCTATGCTGGCGTGGGTCTACGAGGCCGCGAAGGCTTGCCCGCAGCTCAGCGATGTCCTAATCGCAACCGATTCCCCCGAAGTCGCGGACCTCTGTGAGCGCAACGGCTGGGCTTTTCAGATGACCTCTCCCGACCTGCCCAGCGGCACCGACCGCGTCCACGCCGTCTCCCAACTCGTACACGCCGACATTTACGTCAATATCCAGGGCGACGAGCCTCTGCTCAAACCGCAGCACCTCACGGCGCTTCTCAGCCCGTTTGGCCGCCCCCACGTCGAGGTCTCGACGCTCAAAGTCCTCTGCACCGCAGAAAACATCGCCAATCCAAACGCAGTCAAGGTAGTGACCGCTGCGGATGGCCGCGCCCTCTATTTCAGCCGCGCCACGATTCCCTACGACCGCGACCAGACCAGACCGCTGTATTGGAAGCACATTGGCCTTTACGCTTATCGCAAGGCTGCTCTCGAACGCTTCCCTTCCCTTCCCCCCAGCGCTCTTGAGCAAAGCGAACGTCTCGAACAGCTCCGCTTCCTCGAAAATGGGATCAATCTCTACGTCGAACCTACGGAGTTCGACACGATCGGCGTCGATACCGAAGACGATCTGCGGCGAGTCGAAGCTCTGTTGCGCTGATTACTGAATGGCCTGGGCGCGCCAGTCTGCTGCCCAATGCGAAGGCTTTGGTCCCATCACAAAGTGCAGGGTTGAACCAGCCATGATGTCCTCGTAGCGGATGAGTGGCCGCGTCAGTGGCTTGCCATTCAACGTTGCCGACTGGATATACACGTTGGCGGCGGAGTTATTGTCGGCCACCACGGTGAACTGCTTTCCATTGGCGACCCGAAGGCTCATTTTGCGGAACATGGGACTGCCGATCATGTAGTCCCCCGATGCCGGGTTCACGGGATAAATACCAAGCGCAGTGAAGAGATACCACGCCGACATCTGACCGCAGTCGTCATCGCCATCGAGGCCGACAGGCTGACCGGCATACTCTGCGAGGGCGATCTCGCGCACCTTCGCCTGCGTCTTCCAGGGCTCGCCGCTGAAGTCGTATAGGTAACCGTAGTGGTGGCTTGGCTCGTTGCTGTGAACGTTATGCCCACCGGCAAAGTGCTGATCGAGCTTGGCGTTATAGGCTGCGGCGCCGCCCATTAGATTGAGGATGCCAGCCTCGTCGTGCAAAGGTGCCCAGGTGTAAACCCAGGCCGTGCCTTCCGTCCATCCGGCATCTTCGGCTGCCCATTTTCCGTCAGAGGTCTTGCCTCGCATCAGCCCGTCTGCAGAGTTGTAGAGGTGGCGGTCGTTCAACGAGCGATGCAGAAAGAACTGATAGTCCTTCTCTTTACCGAGTGCCTTGGCGACCTGCGCTACGCACCAGTCGTCGTAACTGTCCTCGAGCGTTCGCGATGCGGCCTCCGCAGTTTTATCGGTGGGAACATAGCCGAGCGCCTTGTAGTAAGTGAGTCCTCCTCGCGCTTCATAAGGCGTATGCTCCTCGCGGTCGGCCCAGCGGCGCGTCGTATCTCCATCGGGCGGCGTCATCGCGTCCTTGTAAACAGCCTTCCACGCCAAGTCGCGATCGAAGCCATGAAAGCCCTTGCGGATAGCCTCTGCCACCAGCGAGTCCGCGTGGGTACCGATCATGATGTTGGTGTAGCCCGGATTCGGCCACTTCGGCATCCAGCCGCCCTCACGATAGTTCTGCAGCAAGGCGGTAATCATGCCATCGACGCGCTCAGGAGCGAGCAACGTCAGCATGCTGTTCTCCGCGCGAAAGGTATCCCATATCGAATAGGCGGTGTACGACTCGCCCTGATGAATAGTGTCGTCGAACGCGCTGTAGTAGCGGCCGTCTTCGGAGAAGACGCGGGGATAGAGCAGTGCATGATAGGCAGCGGTATAGACCGTCCGTCGCTCTTCGTCCGAAGCGCCCTGCAATCCGATCCTGTCGAGCTTCGCCTGCCACTTGTCGCGCAATGCCTGCCGGACGGCTGCAAAGTTCCATTCGGGAATCTCTCTTTTCAGGTTTGCGCGCGCCTGATCCACGCTGATGAAGGATGTGCCGACACGCAGCTCAATGACCTGTTGTGCTTTGGCCGGAGCAAAGGTTGCGTAGGCTCCGCGAGCATGGGCCGCCTGTGCGTCATCCATGCCATAGGTATCGGCCTTTTGAAATGCCTGCCGGAACTGAACGACGAAATAGCCTTTAAAGTTTTTGAGCGCAGCCGGTCCAAGATGGGCATCCATTCGGTCGGGGTTGTAGCCGGTAATCTCATGGTTCGCCGCGTCGATCTGCACCGCTCCGGCATGGCCTGCTCTTGAGGCTTCAATCAAAATTCGCGATGGAGTGTTCGCCGGAAAGGTGAAGCGCATATAGCTGCACCGCTCGGTCGCTGTCATCTCCGAGCGAATCTGTTTACCACTCCCGGCATCGAGCGCTACCGAATAAAAATTAGGATGCGCAACTTCATTGGCGTGGCTAAAAGGCAGCTTCCGTTCTTCTGGAGTCGTCTTCAGATCGCCGATCTCGGGCATCAGCGTGACGTATCCGTAATCGCCCATCCAGATCGCGGGTTGATGCGTTCCGATAAATCCAGAGATCGTCTTGTCGTCGTAGTTATACGAGACCACGCTGATCTTGTTCTGACGCGTCTGCGGCGTCCAGTTCGTCATACCAAAGGGCGGAGTAACGAAGGGCATCGTGCCGCCGTAACCGATCTTGCCGCTGGCAGTGCCTATCAGCGGATTGACCCAGTCAATCGACCCTGCAGGAGACGCAGCCAGCAGGGATACGGCGGAACCAAGGAATACAAGCGAAGCCACAGCACGAAGAAGGAATGGTCGATACATAGCACCAAATTTATATCGAAATCGACCGTTCGCTCGTTACAAAAATTTATTTCGACTCAGTCGCAGGTCTAAAGCAAAAATCCATCTTGTCGGCGTGCACCGTCACTGCGACATCTTCCAGTGACTCAGCCACCCACTCCGCCCGCCGTAACTCTTCGAGCGAGTGCGTCCCCAGCACTCCAAGAACACGGCACCCTGCGGCAATACCAGCCCCCACTCCAGACGGTGCGTCTTCCACCACAACGCAGTCCTCGGGACGAAAACCAAGCAGTTCAGCCCCGCGCCGGTACGGCTCAGGATCGGGCTTGCCACGCTCCACCATGTCTCCGCTAATAATTCGTGATGGAATCGGCAGTCCTACAGCCTCCAACCGTCCCAGCATTAATCGACGCGTAGCCGAGGTTACGATCGCCCATCTCTCGATCGGGAGACTCTCCAGCAGCATTTTTACGCCGGGCAACACCTTGAGGTCGGCCATATCCTCAATCTCCATGTCTTCGATCACGCGCAGCCCTTCCTGCGGATCGATATCCGGGCGTAACGACTTCACAATGTCGATGGCACGAACACCATGCGGCACAGTGTAGGTCTCTGCATTCGGCACGTTATAAATCTCTGCCCACCGCCGCCAGCACCGCACCACCGAACCGATGGAGCTGATCAGCACTCCATCCATGTCAAACAAGAGACCCTTTGCCTCAACACAAACCTGCTCGCTCAAACAGCGCTCCCCTGCAACACAAACCTCTGCGCCGCCTCTAATATCTTCGTCACCGACTCGGACGAACAGCTCTCGCAATACACGCGCAGCAGCGGCTCGGTACCCGAGGCACGCAAGAGCAGCCATGTCTCTGCAACATTTGGCTTGCCTGCACAATCCTGGTTATCGAGGAAAAATTTAATGCCGTCCATCGTCTCGACGCGAAGCACCTTCATCCCCGCGATCTCCACCACTCCAGCCTTCGCGCGTGAGATTGCCGACTGCTTGATGGACTCATCAATGTGCATATCTACGCGTCCGTACTGATGCTCCCCAAACTCTTCCTGCAACGCAGCAACTAATTCTCCGAGCGTCTTTTTCTCATCGGCCATCACATTCGCCAGCAGAAGAGAGTTCAGCATTCCGTCTCGCTCCGGCAAGTGCCGGCTAATGCCAATCCCGCCGGACTCCTCGCCACCGATCAGAATCTCTTGCTCAAGCATCAACTCACAGACATACTTGAAGCCGATACCGTGCTCATGCAGTCTGCGACCATGCTTCGCCGAGATGCGATCGATCATCTTGGTGGTGTTGAAGGCCCGCGTTACATCGCCCGGCCACTTCTTACGCTCCAGCAACCATTTCAGCAGCACTGAAAAAATCTTGTGCGCATCCACAACATTGCCATGTTCATCCACAGCGCCTATACGATCTGCATCGCCATCGGTAATTAAACCGGCATCGCAATGTTCTGCGGCCACTGCTACCTGCGTCTCGCAAATATTCGGAAGAATGGGTTCGGGATTGATCCCCGGAAACGACGGGTTGATCTCACTCCGAATCTCTACAAAGGGAACCTGCGCCTGGGTGAAGATGCCCGCAAGTACACCACGTCCAGCGCCATACATCACATCGATCAAATATTTATAACCAGACGCCCGAATCGCATCAAGATCCACAAATCGCGTGATCGCGGCAATATAACCTGGATTGAAATTGACTTCTTCGATTGCCGCCGGTGCTGCACTCTTTGCCAGAGGCTTTCCGAGGTAGCTTTCAATTGCGGTCATGATCGACGGCAAGCCCGATCCGCCATAACTCGCCTTGTACTTCACGCCATTCCACTCCGCAGGATTGTGGCTCGATGTAATCATCACGCCACCCGCTGCCTTGCGCTCGCGCACCGCATAAGAGAGCGCAGGCGTAGGGGTAATCTCCGCTGCCAAAGCTACCGGAATCCCCGCGTTCGCCAAAACCTCCGCAACTACCTTCGCAAAAGAGCGTGAGCCGAAACGCGTGTCATAAGCAATGCAAACCCCAGCCGCGGCATCTTCATGGGCCAGCACATAGTTTGCAATCGCCGCGGCCGCCACGCGCACATTGGCATAGGTAAAGTCATCGGCAATAATGCCGCGCCAGCCATCCGTTCCAAACTTCACCGCTGTCTCTGCCATCACTCTCGCCGTCATCCGCTAAATTAGGTCTTCCCGTCCAGCCTTTTTCAACTCCGCAACCACTTTGCCCACATCCTGCGATCGTTCACGCGTCGTAATCAGCAACGCGTCTTTCGTCTGCACCACGACCAGATTGTTCACGCCCACCAGCGCAATCACCTTGCCGGGCGCATAGACATAGTTGCCGTTGGAATCGATGGAGACGCATAGCGGGTCGGTCTCGTCAAACACATTCGCAAAAGCCAGCTTCTCGGGCGAACAGTCTGCCATGTTCTCGTGCAGCGTCGACCAACACCCAAGATCGTTCCACTGGAAATCGCCAGGCAGACAGTAGATCTCCGCTTCGGCTTCGCCCTTTCGTGACCTCGGCTCCAGCACGGCGTAGTCGATGCTGATGTTATCGCACTGCGGATAAAGCTCAGCAAACACACTTGTAAACTTATCTGTACCGTACGCTGCCGCAATCTTTTCAAGCAACGGCGCCATCGCAGGACAATATTCTCGGATTGCTCCAGCCAGTGTCCGCGCGCTCCACAAAAAGATGCCGCTGTTCCAGGCGTAATTCCCTGTCGCCACAAACTGTTCGGCATTCTCCTTGTCAGGCTTCTCGGTAAACCGCCTTACCCTATGAGCCTCGATTCCATCTGCAATCATGGTTGCATCATCGGCAACCGCGCCCTGCTCGATGTAACCATAGCCTGTCTCAGCCCGAGTAGGAGGCACACCCAGAACCACAATCTTGTCGCCGCTGGCGGCCAGCTTCGCACCCGCATGAATCACCTTCGCGAATCGCTCACTGTCCTTGACCACCTGGTCCGACGGAAATACACCGATCACCGTATCGGGCTCAGTCTTCTCCAGCAAAAATGCCGCCAACGCACACGCTGGAGCTGTATTTCTCGCAGCCGGTTCGCTCAGGATCTGCGTTCGTGGAACCTCCGGCAACTGCTCCGCGATCACCTCATCCAAAAGCTCATTGGTAATGACCCACACATTGGCAGTATCCGCCAACGGACTGAGCCGCTTCAGCGTCTGCTGAATCATGGTCTCGTCGCCATCGAGAGCAAGCACCTGCTTCGCCTTCGCCTTTCGGCTTCGAGGCCAAAAGCGTGTCCCGCTGCCACCTGCAAGAATCACTGGAGCGAACCGCAACTCCGACCTGCCGACTTCTATGGACATACAGCTCCGTCTCAAAGGAAAGACCGCACATTCCCAGTGCGGCCTTTCTTTTATTCAATCTCTAGCGCAACGACGCAAAATACTCCCGCATCCGTTTCACGCCTTCATCAATGACATCGTGTGAAACCGCATACGACAGCCGAATATGCTCATTCGTTCCGAATGCCTCGCCCGGAACCACAACAACATGCGCCTCACTGAGAAGCTTCGCAGCGAGGTCTGAAGCGGATTTGATACCGCCCTTACCGATGAAATTTTTCACGTTGGGATAGACATAAAACGCTCCCTGAGGCACCGTGCACGTCAATCCAGGAATCGTCTTGAAGCCTTCGAGCACCTGATTGCGCAGCTTGATGTAGTCCGCGCGCATCTCCGTCACGCATTGCTGCGAACCGCTCACAGCCGCTATCGAAGCACGTTGCACCATGCTTGCCGTGTTGGATGTGCTCTGCGACTGCAACTTGCTCATCGCCGCAATAATAGGCTTCGGTCCCAGCGCGAAACCTGCCCGCCAGCCAGTCATCGCATAGGTCTTCGAGAGCGATCCCAAAATCACAACATGTTCTTTGCAGTCGGTGAACGAGCCGCCACTGACAATCTCGCCGGTAAAGTTCAGGTAGACATAGCACTCATCCAGCAGAACGTAGATGTCACGCTTATGCGCCAACCGGACAATCGCTTCCAGGTCTTCGGGCGATACCACCGCGCCCGAAGGGTTCGACGGCGTATTCAGAATAATCGCCTTCGTCTTCGGCGTAATCGCATCCTCGATCATCTTCGCTGTGACGCGAAAATTCTCCGCCTCATCGGTTTCGACGAGAACTACCTTGCCGCCAGCGTACTGAATGATGTCCTTAAAAGAAACCCAGTAGGGCACTGGAAGAATTACTTCATCGCCGTGGTCAACGAGCACTTGAACGGCATTGAACAGGGCCAGCTTGCCGCCTGTCGTGAACACGCACTCGTCGGGCGTGTAGTTCGAACCAAAGTCGGCCGCGTGACGATCTACAATCGCCTTCCGAATCTCGGGAATGCCGGCAACATTTGTATAACGGGTAAAGTTCTTCTCGATCGCATCGATGGCCGCGTCTTTAATGTGCCGCGGCGTCGCAAAATGCGGTTCTCCCGCGCCAAAATCGGCTAGATTGACACCCTCAGACTTCAATTTGAGCGCCGCCGCCGTAATTGCCATCGTCGCAGAGACTTCAATGCGGTCGATCCGATCCGCAAATATCTTCGTTGCCGTTAAGCTCATATACCTAGTTTGTCAGATTTACCTTGCAAGATAAAGCATTCCCTGCGATTTACGGCCACTGGTCCCTGCAAAACCAAGATTCGTCATGGTTAGTGCAAATGTTGCTGCAAGCCATTTCGGTCCTATGGCTTCGATCTTCGGCAAGTCTTCGTCTAAAAATCCTCGACGCTGATCGGCAAATAGAACGAAAAGACTGACCCTTGCGATGGCTGGCTTGTAACCTCAATCGAGCCTCCGTGAGCTTCCACAATCGCCTTTGCGATGGCTAACCCCATCCCCGTGCCCTGCACCCGATAGCGTTGTCCCTGCCCCCGGTAAAACTTGTCGAAGACCATCATGCGCTCAAAATCATCAATCCCAGCACCGCGGTCCGCAATGCTGGTCATAAGCTGGTTCTTTGCTATCTCGGCGCTGATAAAGATAGGACTACCCTCCGCCGAATACTTCGCCGCATTTTCAAGCAGATGTTGAATGACTTTGCCGATCCGCTCGAGGTCCATTTCCACCAAGGGCAGTGAATCCGGTAACCGGATATCGACAGGATGCGTCCGAAGCTGAGGCTGTATTGCGTGCAATGCAAGATCCACGGCCTCTCGTATCGAATGCATCTGCATATCCAGCTTGATATCGTGTGCGTCCAGCGCAGCCATCTCCATTGCCTGGCCCACCAGCCGGTTCAACCGTTCAGCCTCCTCTTCAATCACCTGCATCATCTCTCCGCGCTGTTCTTGATCAAGCAGGACATTGGAGCGCAGCGTCGTAATTGCAGCGGTAATGGAAGTCAGAGGAGTCCGCAATTCATGCGCCACAGCGTCCAGAAGCGCGTTCCGCAGCCGCTCACTTTCGCGAGAGGCTTCCACCCGGGTAAGCGTCTCCATCGCACCGGCACGTTCGATGGCGATGGCCGCCAGTCCGCAAACCGCATCCAAAGCCTCCGGTGACGGCCCTATGCCAGTGATCCCCACGGCACCAATCGGCTGTGTCCCCAACAAAATAGGCGCCAGGGTAACTCCGCGCGTCTCATCCCGTCGATGATCTCGCGTAAAAGCAGTATCACGAAGCTCTGCTGCCGTTACGTCCATAAAATTCGGATGTGACCTGTAGACCCTGTCCTTCTCGCGGAGATAAACAGCGGCACCAGCAAGACTGAAGGTAGCTGCAATCATCTGCGGCAACATATTTAGCAGATCGATAACATTGCCCGTCACCAGCATTTGCTGGCTGAATTCGTAGAGCCGCTCTGCCTCCCGTTGGCGGAAGTGCGACATCTTCGCCTCGCGGCGCGCACGCTCCGCCAGTTGGCTGGCGACGATCCCAGTCAGTAGGAACGCGAGGAGCGCGATCCAATTGCGCGAGTCGCCAATCGTAAACGTATGAACCGGCGGCAAAAAGAAGAAATTCAGTGCAGCCGATGACAAGATCGAAAGATAGACCGCATGGCGAAGCCCCCAATTTGCGGCCACTAGTAAGATGACCATCAGAAAGGTCAAAGCCACAGTCATCTCGTTTGCGTGCACCCACCGGAAGTACACGGCTACAATGGCAGCAATCACCACGGTCGAGACGCTATATCGCAGCACGCTGTAGATAATCGATCGTCGCACACCCATATGTTAGACCTATGACCACTCGCGAACCATCAAACGGTAGCACAAAGAGCCCGGAAGAATGGCTGGAAAAAATTGCGCCTGAAAAGACCCGTGGCACCTTTAAACTCTTCCTCGGCTACGCGCCCGGCGTTGGCAAAACCTATAACATGCTCAGCGAAGCCATCCGCCGCCGCCAGCGCGGTGAAGATATCGTTGTCGGCGTAGTCGAAACTCATGGGCGTCCACGTACGGCTGAACTTGCCGAGCAGCTTGAGCAAGTTCCTCGACAGAAGATCGAGTACAGAGGGGTCGTCTTCGAGGAGATGGACCTCGATGGAATCCTCGCCCGCAAGCCGCAGATCGTTCTCATCGACGAGTTAGCTCACACCAATATCGAAGGCAGTAAGCACCGCAAGCGATACGAAGATGTTCTTGATATTCTCGCGGCGAATATCGATGTGCTTGCGACAATGAATGTCCAACACATCGAAAGCGTTGCACCCACGGTGCAGAGCGTCACCGGGATCCAGATTCGCGAGACCGTGCCTGACTGGCTCGTTCAGCGCGCCGACGAGATCGTCATGGCCGATCTCACCCCCGAGGCCCTGCAAACTCGAATGCGGCGCGGTGATATTTACGGAGTTGATCGTGCCGAAAAGGCCCTCGCCAACTTCTTCCGCCGCGGCAACCTCATCGCCCTTCGTGAATTAGCGCTGCAGCATGTCACCAAAGCCGTAGACCGCACCCTCACTGCCTATATGGATGCAAAGCGCATCCAGGAGCACTGGGCCGTTCGAGAGCGGGTTGCCGTCTGCATCAGCTCCAACAGCGCCTCTCAAATACTGATTACCCGCGGCGCGCGGATATCGGAAGGCGTCGGAGGCGAACTCTTCGTCCTGCACATCGACACAGGCAGCAGCGATGAAGAACAGAGCACGCTTGCCGCGAACATGCAGTTCGCACGCAACCTTGGAGCACAGGTAACTACCATCAAAGGCACGAGCGTCGCGCACGCGGCAGCCGAGTTTGTTCGCGAAAAACGCATCACCCACATCATCTTCGGCAGAACCGCGGTCAGCGGTTTTCGCAAATATCTTTACTACTGGGCAATTCAACACTTCCTCTCAGAAGCGCCAAGCGTGGACGTCCATATCGTGACACAGCATCGGGAGCGGGAATGAAGTCGATCGATCGGGGCCAACCAGCAAAGATACTTATTGTGGACGATGAGCCGCAAATCATCCGAGTGCTCCGCACCGCGCTCTCCACGCAGGGCTATGTAATTCGCATCGCAGGCAATGGCGTTGAAGGTGCGGATATCGCTCTTGAGTGGAAGCCGGATCTAATCATCACCGATGTCTCTATGCCAGAGATGAATGGGGTAGAGCTCTGCCGGGAACTTCGCACCAACTCCGATGTACCCATCATTGTTCTCTCAGTCCGCAATAACGAGCGCATGAAGATTGAGGCGCTCGACGCCGGTGCTGACGATTATGTGACCAAGCCATTCAGCATTCAGGAATTGCAGGCTCGTGTCCGCGCCCAGCTCAGG from Granulicella sp. L56 includes these protein-coding regions:
- a CDS encoding GH92 family glycosyl hydrolase — translated: MYRPFLLRAVASLVFLGSAVSLLAASPAGSIDWVNPLIGTASGKIGYGGTMPFVTPPFGMTNWTPQTRQNKISVVSYNYDDKTISGFIGTHQPAIWMGDYGYVTLMPEIGDLKTTPEERKLPFSHANEVAHPNFYSVALDAGSGKQIRSEMTATERCSYMRFTFPANTPSRILIEASRAGHAGAVQIDAANHEITGYNPDRMDAHLGPAALKNFKGYFVVQFRQAFQKADTYGMDDAQAAHARGAYATFAPAKAQQVIELRVGTSFISVDQARANLKREIPEWNFAAVRQALRDKWQAKLDRIGLQGASDEERRTVYTAAYHALLYPRVFSEDGRYYSAFDDTIHQGESYTAYSIWDTFRAENSMLTLLAPERVDGMITALLQNYREGGWMPKWPNPGYTNIMIGTHADSLVAEAIRKGFHGFDRDLAWKAVYKDAMTPPDGDTTRRWADREEHTPYEARGGLTYYKALGYVPTDKTAEAASRTLEDSYDDWCVAQVAKALGKEKDYQFFLHRSLNDRHLYNSADGLMRGKTSDGKWAAEDAGWTEGTAWVYTWAPLHDEAGILNLMGGAAAYNAKLDQHFAGGHNVHSNEPSHHYGYLYDFSGEPWKTQAKVREIALAEYAGQPVGLDGDDDCGQMSAWYLFTALGIYPVNPASGDYMIGSPMFRKMSLRVANGKQFTVVADNNSAANVYIQSATLNGKPLTRPLIRYEDIMAGSTLHFVMGPKPSHWAADWRAQAIQ
- a CDS encoding HAD-IA family hydrolase, whose translation is MSEQVCVEAKGLLFDMDGVLISSIGSVVRCWRRWAEIYNVPNAETYTVPHGVRAIDIVKSLRPDIDPQEGLRVIEDMEIEDMADLKVLPGVKMLLESLPIERWAIVTSATRRLMLGRLEAVGLPIPSRIISGDMVERGKPDPEPYRRGAELLGFRPEDCVVVEDAPSGVGAGIAAGCRVLGVLGTHSLEELRRAEWVAESLEDVAVTVHADKMDFCFRPATESK
- a CDS encoding phosphoglucomutase/phosphomannomutase family protein, yielding MAETAVKFGTDGWRGIIADDFTYANVRVAAAAIANYVLAHEDAAAGVCIAYDTRFGSRSFAKVVAEVLANAGIPVALAAEITPTPALSYAVRERKAAGGVMITSSHNPAEWNGVKYKASYGGSGLPSIMTAIESYLGKPLAKSAAPAAIEEVNFNPGYIAAITRFVDLDAIRASGYKYLIDVMYGAGRGVLAGIFTQAQVPFVEIRSEINPSFPGINPEPILPNICETQVAVAAEHCDAGLITDGDADRIGAVDEHGNVVDAHKIFSVLLKWLLERKKWPGDVTRAFNTTKMIDRISAKHGRRLHEHGIGFKYVCELMLEQEILIGGEESGGIGISRHLPERDGMLNSLLLANVMADEKKTLGELVAALQEEFGEHQYGRVDMHIDESIKQSAISRAKAGVVEIAGMKVLRVETMDGIKFFLDNQDCAGKPNVAETWLLLRASGTEPLLRVYCESCSSESVTKILEAAQRFVLQGSAV
- a CDS encoding mannose-1-phosphate guanylyltransferase encodes the protein MSIEVGRSELRFAPVILAGGSGTRFWPRSRKAKAKQVLALDGDETMIQQTLKRLSPLADTANVWVITNELLDEVIAEQLPEVPRTQILSEPAARNTAPACALAAFLLEKTEPDTVIGVFPSDQVVKDSERFAKVIHAGAKLAASGDKIVVLGVPPTRAETGYGYIEQGAVADDATMIADGIEAHRVRRFTEKPDKENAEQFVATGNYAWNSGIFLWSARTLAGAIREYCPAMAPLLEKIAAAYGTDKFTSVFAELYPQCDNISIDYAVLEPRSRKGEAEAEIYCLPGDFQWNDLGCWSTLHENMADCSPEKLAFANVFDETDPLCVSIDSNGNYVYAPGKVIALVGVNNLVVVQTKDALLITTRERSQDVGKVVAELKKAGREDLI